One part of the Sneathia vaginalis genome encodes these proteins:
- the rpmH gene encoding 50S ribosomal protein L34 has translation MKRTFQPNNRKRKKDHGFRLRMKTKSGRNVLKRRRNKGRAKLSA, from the coding sequence ATGAAAAGAACATTTCAACCTAATAATAGAAAAAGAAAAAAAGATCATGGCTTCAGATTAAGAATGAAGACTAAATCAGGTCGTAACGTATTAAAAAGAAGAAGAAATAAAGGTAGAGCTAAATTATCTGCTTAG